From one Lycium barbarum isolate Lr01 chromosome 6, ASM1917538v2, whole genome shotgun sequence genomic stretch:
- the LOC132643808 gene encoding serine/threonine-protein phosphatase 7 long form homolog, with translation MEFPRVCVHPGPEVYDVLTLQEKHRSEAVWDGSLRGPTGCLFPRRADTEFWKHVRRHPFHPRILDYFGLCGFRGVIEVGCVSYDWAVITALIERWRPETHTFHLRTGEATITLQDIEVMFGLVVDGYPLNNLNARYIDIGGWQQLIHELTGWAPGLDCFNGVSRLQVHKLIEYIRGLDDITDQTPEIDVQQRVRLYLLWLCGGTIFPDKSGDLLNLDYLLDMRDLRAMNEQAWGAAALSYLYTCLCRASLRKAKDVCGFISLLQVWAWERIIPMQPPCRALPPHTALARRWTHRKSHENEARDVLPICRDVLDNLIDGQFVWQPYSEAIINRLPEWCLRGRDIWMAKVPLICGIYREWHMVDRVLRQFGRKQHIPGPCAEIDPFHYKRDKRYAIKVEDQEYFTETDFLWGNRRDSLIQAEYETQDPQSLSEYFCWYRRHSRTFIGNPAHKVDRGYQHMAGRNEALALGHQESYRLAQQTIQDPTKSNEVKEIAEMFSHINTESMAAASLGTILSFAPYYTPPAEYVEPPTMQVPRHQRPNVPRPAARGRGRQSGNRRGRTPVDHQLVDEEEMMIHIT, from the exons atggagtttccacgggtatgcgtacatccggggccagaagtgtacgatgtgttaacactccaggagaagcatcgatCAGAGGCTGTGTGGGATGGTTCCTTGAGAGGACCGACCGGATGCCTGTTTCCTCGCCGCGCGGATACTGAATTTTGGAAGCATGTGAGGcgtcatccttttcatcctcgcatccttgactactttggcctgtgtggatttaggggagtaatagaggtaggatgtgtatcatatgattgggcagtcatcactgcacttatagagagatggcgtcctgagacgcacacctttcatctgcgtacaggtgaggcgaccatcacattacaagatatcgaggtcatgtttggcttggttgttgatggttatcccttgaataatcttaatgctaGATATATCGATATTGGTGGGTGGCAACAATTGATCCATGAGCTTACTGGTTGGGCACCCGGTCtggattgttttaatggtgttagtaggttacaagtacataaattaattgaatatattagaggcttagatgatattacagatcagaccccagaaattgatgtgcaacagcgggttaggttgtacttgctatggCTTTGTGGCGGCACGATATTTCCAGATAAGTCCGGTGACTTACTGAATTTAGATTATTTGCTTGACATGCGTGACCTTAGAGCAATGAATGAACAAGCTTGGGGAGCGGCtgcattgtcatatttgtatacttgtttatgcCGTGCTTCGTTGAGGAAAGCGaaggatgtgtgtggattcatttccttattgcag gtttgggcttgggagcgcATTATACCGATGCAGCCACCATGCAGGGCTCTTCCGCCACACACGGCTCTTGCACGAAGGTGGACTCATCGTAAATCCCACGAAAATGAGGCACGTGATGTTTTACccatatgtagggatgtattggACAACCTAATAGATGGCcag TTTGTGTGGCAGCCTTATTCAGAGGCCATCATCAACAGACTCCCTGAGTGGTGTCTGCGTGGCCGAGATATTTGGATGGCGAAAGTTCCCCTTATTTGTGGGATCTATCGAGAGTGGCACATGGTAGACCGCGTTCTCAGACAGTTTGGTAGGAAGCAACATATTCCGGGTCCATGTGCAGAGATTGATCCTTTTCATTACAAACGTGACAAGCGGTATGCTATAAAAGTGGAGGATCAAGAATATTTTACAGAAACAGACTTTTTGTGGGGAAATCGTCGAGATAGTTTAATTCAGGCCGAGTATGAAACTCAAGATCCACAGTCACTATCAgagtatttttgttggtatcgaCGTCACTCGCGCACTTTCATAGGAAATCCTGCGCATAAAGTGGATAGAGGATATCAACACATGGCAGGCAGGAATGAGGCACTA GCTTTAGGACATCAAGAATCATACAGGTTGGCTCAGCAGACTATCCAAGATCCAACCAAGTCTAATGAAGTGAAGGAAATAGCAGAGATGTTTAGCCACATTAATACAGAGTCCATGGCTGCTGCCTCTCTGGGGACGATATTGAGTTTCGCTCCATATTATACACCACCGGCAGAGTATGTTGAGCCGCCTACTATGCAAGTGCCTCGCCATCAACGTCCTAATGTACCAAGACCTGCGGCGCGTGGTAGAGGACGCCAATCAGGTAACAGACGGGGTCGAACTCCCGTGGATCACCAGTTGGTTGATGAGGAAGAG ATGATGATTCATATCACCTAA